In Rhipicephalus sanguineus isolate Rsan-2018 chromosome 1, BIME_Rsan_1.4, whole genome shotgun sequence, the DNA window gtgcataattattacgttatttgtttgTGTACAGCTAATGTGCTTAGTGCGCAGCGAatcttcaaaaagccgggccgggccgggccgagcccgggattgtgttttcatacgtcgggccgggtcgggcgggctcacagccctttgccgtcgggctcgggcgggccttcgacaaggtcagcgggcccgggccgggctcgggctcggaaatacggcccgtgcacagctctagtctgGCTCGCGTCCTTACTTCCCCACCTGTGGCGTCCCATACGTTTTAcccaacgccgcctgcgtttgacccaactcaTTAACTCTGCCCAGCACgtgcttggggacccagtgtcttgggtccccgattctaaaactctctaacaATAACAAAGCAGCAGTTTGCTGAGATGCACACTATTCTTCATAGAGTGCGAATGACTTCTgcatacactgtaaaaaatagttgtaaatttacagataaaatacatggaatttctgtaccgcgaaagaaactttctgcgaatgtgccatgaaggaaatctgttaagaagagaaaccgaaatttcctgttattcgtgaccttcagcaaaacaaaccactcaaaattgaacctccacagttttaaatacttcaaagatTACAAATGTCTATGAAATAACATTTAATGTTTTTCTGGTTATtcccacaatgctattttgatgTATTAATAgtcagagccttttctgcggttctacgttcatgcctcgcgggcccctacatttacaagatggctaccgttcacgtcgaagcgcggctacgcatggctgcagtgtaaagcgcggctacgaCACCGTCCTGCTCCTGCTTATTGTGCGTCTGCCATTGAAAGGTGAGTGGTTTGCTTctaactagagttccttacaacaagaactcgttgatatgcctgcccgctttcgaaattcgctctcgcgtagtttctaattcttctttgcgtcggcagcgcgcgcgaccaACGTTGTGGGAAAGTCGGAATTCCTTCCATGTtttggtagaaatactgaagaggccttgtaagtgggtgcttgagggaacgcctgctgttgtaccccatttatttctttgctgttagCGGCAGCGCACGTCAAGGTACGCGAATTTTTAtttggacggttgcagagcgcatattacagcgttcgcagcgcacttcatgtgcgttctctgcgggcagccattaacgaggtttcgctgtacagaataatgagaggtatttgttcaccttacccgctttgtttctttattacatcaaacctgtgtattctgtgtttctgcatttatttttttcttgatgcttggcCCGACTTcctctaaaaactaatgaagtgcgtataactcaactcagctgaccgagcgacgttacagagcatataatactttctttttttatgaaagtgcaaacgtttcctttttttgtgtgtttatctacgtgtaataggtagctttctcctgcatagtgaacatggccttgagcaatgatgttgtggcttggtgtacggcgtttagtgttttgtagtggtcattgcatgataagttctgcttggttgtataatgctgtgtatcttgaacattgctggcgggaatgtgcgaacgcatagcttcttggcgtagtatcattggatgaccttccttacgaagctttgagttcctggcggaagatagataacctaggtaaacctagtttaccgaatggacgtgtggggcacatccattcggtaaactgatacctcgattgactagccaatggggcacgggcttgacgtgtacacgcgctacctcgcgtcatcgcattccgcctgcgttgcggtgaagcacgtcttctcctcggtaggagaaactcggcgcgtttcggattggcgtgttccctgctgaagctcatgttagatacgcggttgttacctgtggtttacacacaacggcgtgaagccgtgaacacctctggaaagtgggctcaagtgcgctcgtagtacaggcggtgaatcgtggcacatgtcacatgtgatctctcagtgagcaccaacgccgacgccgctgttctagccgtgcgtgaaggcttattgtgcACATCTATCGTGactacctttaaagaatcccggttttCGGAGAGGCGGACTTTATTTTTActggcgtattgaagggcgaattaatctttcgttggctctcgcccgttttgttcaccagtgcttggcggcagtagttattagacttccatcgtcgaacaaaagtaccgacacaaattttgaatgacgcaaccaagtgtgttcgagatgtgtgtacgagatgtgttcgccgctgaacgcaattttttttagctctttgagacgcacgttctgtcgcgcgtgaggtttagggcgtttgaaaaaaaaaagcattcgcaCGTTTTGGCTGAcagctttagaaggacatccgttctatacctccgccctatcgacatgtaggccacaaaaaaaaaattggccgcgtatctgcgtgcttcgctgcaaatgtcgtgtaaagacgatagaagaggcgctgtgtgagatatggacgccatctggcaatacgtcgggaaacatgagtgctgtgttgcgtgctggtagtcccggcgcagcagcaggcgaagaccggcggtgaccaacgcgaccggcggggacgccagccagcccgaaaacgcggtttggcgggaagcgctgaagcagagaaacgtccgcactcaacgagtactctccacacactcttttatttacacgtcgcctgggtaaaacaggaacaccagagcggcgcccacaaccggcagcctgaaggccgcccacaacgctgctttttcattttttaaatattttttttcaccttcttggcattctcaaaactgaagtttttcaacaccaacccatggcattcgtacagtgcaatacagaaccgaaaccgaaaaacaacaatgagctcgtgcgaagggcacggaggaaggcaaatttcagcgcagtcgcattttcagctttgttgaaacagcgctcactagacgacgacgaagtaaaagaaggcacaggacaggtagcgcctgtcctgtgccttcttttacttcgtcgtcgtctagtgagcgctgtttcaacaaagatgaacgcataccaactcgctcaagcttccattcttatgcattttcagcgcagcttaagaaactagggtccttaaaattatgtatgtatgcattttctattaaaggaacacgccacctaatacttacctagtgatgttgcacctcagatatgcatgatatttactttttgatcgacaacgttcacaagtatgaacagccgtaccagttcaagacggctggccctttggcaagtggttcaactttggccgagtggttgaatcgagggacgtgccgacaaacagaaagacagacagacagaaagacagaccaaaatttctgcgtttaagttccccaagaaagactatcgtctttaaaagcagcTTGGCAGAAAACGGCGGCTCCCGAACAGctcagacgactggcatatgacggaatggtctgtgtgttttgcgaacgtcattgcgcatgcattgaacgtcattgcgaacgtcattgcgcatgcattgtggATTCCTTGCataaacactttctgcaatggaggttctCTGAGCCCGCCCACGTGCtctggtgttattcgtctgcatgcttagcctcacgtccgtgcaaatgcgcatgcctttaaaggTTTTTGAAAGTATTAGGAATATGTTTCATttaggtatagcatttaatgttaaagattcattctctctgaattggcaaaaatgtgtgttacagtcaggcattagcctcctttcctttctctttagggctttacagaagtgcttaccgttataacagacttttctatttctttcggtaattgcagtttttttattcatttcagcgatgtatgtctgCAGTCTCTCTGGCACCACCAAGACTactgtgccacgtttcatgaagtatgccgcactgcacaaaaacatgaatctATTCTtcatgaagtgcccattggaatagcacagaaaagtgttcagagagttccttctctgagctagtgctacgagataccaaggacgaaaataggactgtagagaaaacgaagagtccaaaaggatttatacggttttgtgtcatggaagcccTAAGGTGTCatagtgccctaaggtggtgctgcatctcgagctaccagaaggtaagagaataatttgacagtggcctgctcctcaaattgttcgctgctttaatttaccttctattattgagagaatttatttatttatttttattttatatcacatctgcaatgtctgtagttcaataaaaatattgtctaactttttaattgtcttcgtatgcttgtttgaactccagggtacaggagttttaatgactacttatcgcataattaacttcataacttttattattgcaggcaagtacaagtgaagataacgtcggagacgtgccgtgctcccctttcgtcattgccaaaggtattgttatggatatttgcaatatattgctgaatatttctaaacaggaaatattttgttccaggagagaactttctgactgccggggtatttaccatctgtattgatacccatgctgtgatcgaatccaccacacggtgccaggcattcaagttaatgctctttacacacttctcctttactattgaataccgcaaggaggtcagcctaaccctggtgttcacgcaaaggtaaaacttaatatgatttttctgactttttcaacaacattcatgcaactaacttagataaagccacattagatagtacaaaagtagacaagtactggggaatttccaatatctgatactacactcccatttggctaagtcaatgagggttctgatggagggtatgactaaatggaaatgttcagcttaagtgtaaaactctacgggaatcctgagcggtcatgaaagattttaagtaataacgtcagtatatggaacggttgacgtgtgaagtatttttaatcactgtttaatgaggatttcgaaggggcaccaagtaaGACGACAATTTCCATTATATTAAGTAAGAGCTAGCGCTTTTTTATGCGgttctgctgccggagcaaggtgtgtgcCCGGGCTAATTGGTATGccataattgtgagcacaacgcagaaagagagagacaataaacaaaggaccgacgaggattggtgcaaTCAAGCGAGAATTTTCTAtaagcaaaatgggcacagattgcatcagcaacacgcctacaagtttatttggcatctatagctacacacaactttttcatatctcttattgtttgcaatggagaacatgtgcacgcatgcgcgtCAGGATGAATATGTTCTTTTCCTGACTGTCtggggcaatgccataaaatctgtggtgaaaattgtgcccgtggtgtCCCATCATCGACGTTGTCCGGGTCTATCGCGTTACAATggtttcagagtaatttttagcagatctaaattgtgaaacacatagtgcctaccatgcaatcatgcgtgtgcacttaaaaaatcggATAATTTGGTGGTGTTCactggtcccagcaagcacatgcattgtttattaacacctttgttttgtttaatagcatggtagcTTTGTTTCAACTTTGGGCTATTCGCGCACAATGTCACAgagctcatacatggtggaagctgttgaaggtgagggCCTTCAGCGGCAGTccgcaagttcacataaaactcgcttgttacattccgacggacaaacgatcagttgcgGACCGATTTTTCGCCgaaaaaatgatcatcacgtgggtgtggtggtgttgctcgcggaggtacgtaataagggatgggttgagaaaacgtttcggcttaatacacggggtcttgggccgcggtctcattgtgaacgatgaacctaatgacagaaattgtggcttttactcttgtgcaaaacaggtactggatttgcgcattcatcaagaaaaagaaaatgcattgatataatagtcatttgtttatatttttcttgatactctcgataattgggcattcggttaattcagacgttttttccggacccgtgaaatgcgaattaatgagcttttattgtatttgggtgagtgtttaaaagcacgtGAACCTCGCTCGgtgaggagcattatttcctttaaaCTCCTTACACTGCAATAAGTGACATTGCATGAACCATAAtgcaattttatagaaatgaatctccatctggatcatgaggttatttttttaactgattccacacacCTTAAAGcggcaatgcgagggtttcttgagcgctctaccaacataatcaatgttgttctcagtgtggtccattatgttcagcatagtcatgcaacagcctggtgcacctaaaaataccattattcgtttttagggcagccgcagcactcaaccctgacagagggagcaaggtcgagaagtcaaggaagcagcgccgcctcacaccacaaatgaccaacttaatcaaagctctgcgagactatgaatgctaagtgcTACAACGcaaaatttgcagtgtcattatgaatataccgtatttactcgaatctaagccgatgttttttttttcttcggaaaaacgatgtgcgaaagtgtgtgtgtgtgtggggggggggggggtcggcttagattcgagtacaatgataaagttttttttttctggccttgcgaatttcgcgggTTGGCTTATAATCAGGTACGGcctagatttgagtaaatacggtatatctacacaatttccaaaccagtttgaatctacggtgacaacgTGTACCtagttttcattattttgcagctgtttacatgcagcatttcctgtgcctaaataaagattcgtttcttttatcatgaaaggagaatctactgaaacgtgcctgtttttattgcgttatttactagagtgctggagGCAACGTCTCGCGGTTGTAGCTCCAAATAATTCACAATGTCcgctcggtgctcggctgcttacccgaaagtcgcgggtgcgaccccggccgaggcggtcgcatttcgacggaggcgaaatggtagatgcccatgtactgtgcgatgtcagtgcacgttggaaACACCAGAttttcgaaatttccgaagctgtccactacgatgcgcctcataatcatatcgtggttttggcttgtaaaaccccagatattattttaagaaattggaatatatttggattatgcaaacgcaatatattggtatttttgccattgcatttggctaaacaaaatatttttgcgtatcgcttgtacgagtgacataactactttttagtactgaggaatgcttttctaagaaaatatatataagttcatctttatgcataaaaaatatgttccagaattaaaatgcagtaatgaaatagcaggagggcagtaacagaaaacacaacctttgtgactcgatatccgaacttgtacttatagataatgtttctgtaaacgataacagacactattagcgaaatagcagataaatgagaacagaaaacagtttttttcagtgtctgaaaactgaaacgTGTTATTAAACATAGAATTTCTGTACTGTAAGAGTGAAtgtaacagtgaaataacagaaagaagagaaacagaaaaccaagttttttctgtaacacaaaactgaacattgtgtttatgcagaaaaattctgtaaagtaaaactgaaaaaatctgttaaaacacagaaaacttcaaaaatggaaaacatagctttacagaaattttgtggcaagagagctgtcagacaatttctgtttttttcacaaaatattttttacagtgtagggcCGGTAAAGACTCGCTCCCTGAGCCAGGTATCGTGTACCGCTACGTAAGTTGCCGCGTTTGATGCTTTACCGGTAGCAGTATTGTTCATTGTAGTTTTTCTCACATTTTACGGCTATTTATACACCAATGACGTTACGAAATATAGCGTCATTGGTGTGCAATAAGCAGAGATTTACCTCGGCTGTATTACTCGAAGAGGGGGACATTGCTTGCATAAGAAACCAAGCATTTGTCTAACAAGATTTCACTAATCAGCTAAGTATCTTAGTCCCCACGTTGTAAGTTGCGAATAAATACTTGATTCATTTGATTCAAATATGAATCAAAGCCAGCAAGTTCTCGGgccatacactcttaaaaaaaaagttggtaaaaaggttgtaactgcaagcaagtaggtagtaactgcagcggttactaactttcttggaccgttactaaccttttgctacctgtttactacctacgttagtcaACAGTTACTACGTACAACCGTTGCTAACTTTTTCCTACCTGTTTACGACctacgttagtaactgcaagcaaataggtagtaactgcagccgttactaactttcatGGACCGTTACTACATTTTACCTACCTGGCCGTTAACTACTTAATCTGAAATTGTAGTTAATGCCTATTGTGTTAATttataactggaatcgtctcgaCACATAATTTTTAATCGAAAACTGGTGAAGAAAATGTCCATGGATCAAGAAAAATATACAaactttctttttaaaattacACAACCGCGATTTCTAAGCATCATTCTGCTATTCTGAAGACGGAGGAGCAAAAGTTATTGAACTGTAAACAAGTGCTATACgcgttttagtacacaatataAATTCCAACAAACTAGCATGACAGGCGGATgggaaagaaccccaggtggtcaaaattaattcggagtctCTCACTATACGACGCGTCTCAtaattcatattgtggttttggcacgtaaaatcccagaaatgattattattagctttttactgtcTACTTTAGTCGCGCGACCCTTGCtatagtcgccggtgtgaacgagccttaaaagtgttaatgctaaaattttAATGCTaaagcgtatttttatgctgacaaatgtagttttcaagaagactaagcagttttgccacgcgtctggagcggtcgtgaatatggagaaaactaagatttggttaatggggaacaaaaccctctagatctgttggtattagttggaacagtgcaccgctcaggcaccttgtgcctttgcatcgaacacggaacactgggccgcactgctcgtctgcactcacgcttgtcaagcgcgcctcgcaagcatggatggggtgaggagaactttctgtgttcgcctgcgcAGGTACGCAATGTCTTCCTTGCTGCAAatggtatttacgtgtgtcaggtactaaactgcttgtgagagaaagatcaggctgtgcatagactATTCACCACTTTCGTGCAGTGAAAAATTATCCCTATGCCAACCTACGCatagggataatttgtttctcccttcagtatctgctgggataatgtattcgtttgtatactaacttatgcctcggtttctcttttacaaactagcagatcgttcacacttttacaccacgcctaccttggctctggctaactaaaggtggacctagagaatgcgttgtggccttcgaATTCGAAAAAACATCTACacaggcctacatgactaatttgagcatgattttacagtagtagcaattaagggtgtagcaaaatacgttcctccccaatgccctctTTGCTTGTCGATGCGAGCAcgggtatgtgccgagtcgtagcaaccgagcgaagaaaagatgcaaaggaaaaatgataacaataataatatgaaATGATCCtaccccggagcagtgggagtgcgggctgaccagctctcaacTCGGGGCTCGCCTGATCGCCCGGGCTAGAGCTGCAGCGGTCGCTCGCAGC includes these proteins:
- the LOC125756642 gene encoding uncharacterized protein LOC125756642, giving the protein MEALRCHSALRWCCISSYQKASTSEDNVGDVPCSPFVIAKGENFLTAGVFTICIDTHAVIESTTRCQAFKLMLFTHFSFTIEYRKEVSLTLVFTQRAAAALNPDRGSKVEKSRKQRRLTPQMTNLIKALRDYEC